The segment ATATCTATTAATTATACCTGTTCTATCTTGAATCCATTCATCAGTAGTGTCTAAAATTTTTTCCAAGTCAAAATTTGTAATTTTTTTATATGGAACTTTTTTTCCGGTTTCAATAATTTGTACACCCATAAAATCTCCTTTAAAATTTGATATTATTTAACTAAAGACTAATTTTTTAGATAGAAACACTAAATTGTAAATTTGTAGTATTATACATTAGTTCTTAAAAATAAACTATAAAAATATAAAATAGATTTAGGTTAGAAAAAATATGATTGACAAATCAGTTTTAATAAGTTTAGAATTATAGAAATAAATTAAGGAGTTGAGAATTATAATGAGTTATAAAATAGAAAAACTAAATAAAGAGTTAATAAAAAAAGATATTAGTGATATATTAAAAGTTTGGGAGTCTTCAGTTCGAGCAACACATTTCTTTTTAAAAGAAAGTGATATAATGGATTTAAAACCACTTGTTGAGCAGGGGGCTCTATATGTAGATGAATTCTTCTGTATAAGGAATAATGAGGAAATAATAGCTTTTATAGGGATCCATGAGGATAAAATAGAAATGCTTTTTGTAAGTGATGATTTTCGTGGAAAAGGGATTGGTAAGCAACTTATTAATTTTGCAATTTCTAATCTCAATGTAAAATATGTAGATGTTAATGAACAAAATCCACAAGGAACGGCTTTTTATGAACATATAGGTTTTAGCGTATTCAAAAGATCTGAATTTGATGACCATGGTAATCCTTATCCAATCTTACATATGAAATTAAATAAGTAAAAAAGAAGTTTCAAAAAAGGGAAAGAGCCTCTGGGGGGGGAGAGGCTCTCTTTGGGGGGATTAAATTATATTTTTACTTTTAACACTTATAACATTTAGACCACAGGTTTCTAAAAAAAGTTTTAAATTTAATTTATTTTTTTAATATTTTAATAAT is part of the Cetobacterium somerae ATCC BAA-474 genome and harbors:
- a CDS encoding GNAT family N-acetyltransferase produces the protein MSYKIEKLNKELIKKDISDILKVWESSVRATHFFLKESDIMDLKPLVEQGALYVDEFFCIRNNEEIIAFIGIHEDKIEMLFVSDDFRGKGIGKQLINFAISNLNVKYVDVNEQNPQGTAFYEHIGFSVFKRSEFDDHGNPYPILHMKLNK